One window of Salvelinus fontinalis isolate EN_2023a chromosome 19, ASM2944872v1, whole genome shotgun sequence genomic DNA carries:
- the gpr34b gene encoding probable G-protein coupled receptor 34b — translation MTTNFPANVTFFPFPKSSHSLIATETSFKNLLTATTPDPREHCQLDDSSLQIPLAVLYSVIFVLGLAGNVLALWVFLYVHSKKNSVRVFLINIALADLLLVICLPFRVLYHSKGNHWDMGPILCKVVGNLFYMNMYISITLLGLISVDRYLKIQRSAGGQYRLQATRWSSTVCGTIWILALASIMPMILISEGNEELNNNFIFSQSPRCFQYKQRKNAKGKAYFNLFLVAVFWFVFVCLVVSYGKIALKLLRASRDKPDLPNATRYNRTARKSFFVLFLFTICFVPYHMVRVFYVISQISETSCFWRGVVDQANEVVLLLSALNSCLDPVMFFLLSESVRKETLRLVNNMFRRSDSGGSVSGSSVDCGRSLEEQPTASFIGNLKRKITVQPSLLQI, via the exons ATGACAACCAACTTCCCTGCCAACGTCACATTCTTTCCCTTTCCCAAGTCCTCCCACTCACTCATCGCCACGGAGACTTCCTTCAAGAACCTCTTGACCGCCACAACCCCTGACCCCAGGGAACACTGTCAACTTGACGACAGCTCCCTCCAGATCCCTCTAGCAGTCCTCTACTCTGTCATATTCGTCTTGGGCCTGGCCGGCAACGTACTGGCTCTCTGGGTCTTTCTATACGTCCATTCCAAGAAGAACTCTGTCCGAGTGTTCCTCATCAACATAGCGTTAGCCGACTTGCTACTGGTCATCTGTCTCCCATTCAGAGTCCTCTACCACAGTAAAGGGAACCACTGGGACATGGGCCCCATCCTCTGTAAGGTCGTGGGAAACCTATTTTATATGAACATGTATATCAGTATCACCTTATTAGGGTTGATCAGTGTGGATCGCTATCTGAAGATCCAGCGTAGCGCAGGGGGGCAGTATCGCCTCCAGGCCACCAGATGGAGCTCCACCGTCTGTGGGACCATCTGGATCCTGGCCCTCGCCTCCATCATGCCCATGATCCTCATCTCTGAGGGCAACGAGGAGTTGAACAA TAATTTTATTTTCTCCCAATCCCCCAGGTGTTTCCAGTATAAACAGCGAAAGAATGCGAAGGGAAAGGCCTATTTCAACCTCTTCCTGGTTGCTGTGTTCTGGTTTGTGTTTGTCTGCCTTGTGGTGTCTTATGGGAAAATTGCACTCAAGCTGCTGAGGGCGTCGAGAGATAAACCGGACCTCCCCAACGCGACCCGCTACAACCGTACTGCCAGGAAGTCCTTCTTCGTCCTCTTTCTGTTTACCATCTGCTTCGTCCCCTATCACATGGTCCGGGTGTTCTACGTCATCTCCCAGATCAGCGAAACTTCCTGCTTCTGGAGGGGTGTGGTAGACCAAGCCAACGAAGTGGTGTTGCTACTCTCTGCCCTCAACAGTTGCCTAGACCCCGTGATGTTCTTCCTGTTGTCGGAGTCCGTGAGGAAAGAGACACTCCGATTGGTCAATAACATGTTCCGACGGAGTGACTCGGGTGGCAGTGTGAGTGGCTCCAGTGTGGATTGTGGGAGAAGCCTTGAGGAGCAACCAACCGCTAGTTTCATCGGTAATCTGAAGAGAAAAATAACTGTCCAGCCCTCCCTCCTTCAGATATAA